Genomic segment of Streptomyces roseifaciens:
GGTTGGCTGTCCGGCTCGGGACGGGTGCCGCCGCCTGAGGGGAGGGTGTGGCCGGTAACGTCATCCGTCTTCCACTGCTGGCTCTGGAAGGCCAGGAACACGGCGACCCAGCGGGACCGGCCCGGGAAGTGGATCAGCAACCCGCCGTCCTGCCATACCCCGTCGCTCTGCCGGAACTTGGAGCTGTTGCCCTGGTTCATGTGGATGTCGTGGACGCCGTTGCCCGGCAGGAACCCGAAGACCTTGTCCTTGATCTTCGGCTCGGGGCCCCAGCGCTCGCCGAAGACGTACAGTCTGGCGGTGGGGTCCTCGACCGCGTCCCGCACGTAGTGGTCGAGGAGGTCGGCGAGGTCGTTGTCGGGTCCCTCGACGTCGGGCGGGAGGGTTCGCATCTCCGCCGGGTCGAAGAGGTTTCCGCGGACGAAGTCGAGGTTGGGTCCGCCGGGCCCCGGCGGCAAGGTGTTCCAGCCGCCGGCGAGGCCTGTGAGGCGGTCGGTGACGGGATGCCGGAAATCCTCGTGGACGAGGTAGAGCAGCTCGGACGGCTGCTCCTGCGACTCCACGTTCACCGCGATGCGGTAGTGCGTCCCATGATCGTCTGTGAGATGGATTTGGTAGTGAGGCGTGTCGGCGGCACCCTCTCGGCGGGTGCCGACTGCGCGTGCGATGAGTACGCCGTATGTCTTCAGTGGCATGACGACCAACTCCCCCGTGGGGCGGTCGCGTCGCTCGCCCCGTGGGGGGAATGGTAATGGCCCATCGCCCTTCTCACCTGCCTGCTCGGTGATTTCTGCGTGCGGAAATACGGAATGGGCCCTTGCGCTTATTGAGCGTGAACGCGACCGGCGTGCCGGCGGGTGCGGTTGCCGCCCAGGCCGAAGGTGACTACGCCCCCTCCTTCCGGAGGAGGACCAGGGCGTCTACGAACTCCAGGGCGCCACCAAGTCGGTCATCGGCGGACTCGCGGCATGGCGCGGCGCCGGGACGGCTGGACCTGCGAGCTGTGCGGTGGAATCAGGTCGTGGGGGCACCCCATCGCACACCCTGTAGCGTGTAACACATGA
This window contains:
- a CDS encoding DUF2278 family protein, coding for MPLKTYGVLIARAVGTRREGAADTPHYQIHLTDDHGTHYRIAVNVESQEQPSELLYLVHEDFRHPVTDRLTGLAGGWNTLPPGPGGPNLDFVRGNLFDPAEMRTLPPDVEGPDNDLADLLDHYVRDAVEDPTARLYVFGERWGPEPKIKDKVFGFLPGNGVHDIHMNQGNSSKFRQSDGVWQDGGLLIHFPGRSRWVAVFLAFQSQQWKTDDVTGHTLPSGGGTRPEPDSQPVRIVAALVNPRGPAPEQESVTLINASPSAVDLTGWRVIDRLGHGGTVPPGPLASGACLLVPLTNGAQLGNHGGEISLMDADGRKVHGVSYTADQAGREGWSVVF